One Salmo trutta chromosome 12, fSalTru1.1, whole genome shotgun sequence genomic region harbors:
- the LOC115204428 gene encoding bromodomain-containing protein 8 isoform X2: MGPTEPWSVREKLCLATSVMKSGDQNWVSVSRAIKPFAEPGRPPDWFSQKHCASQYSELLETTETPKRKRGEKGEVVETVEDVIVRRLTAERIDELKRLIKDTQEKHRKLKTEAELIQAGHLDSKLEDLWGEIVQKKKQEQDEADVKRKVTDTAYLARQAVKNTPKRVPSVTVRSPLGCGSPSLEFCQGDTPQSTPEDPSTSVTAPGVAGFMPLTEACGLGGAESGLGTVLDESPQKKLLGQKATPPPSPLLSELLKKGSLLPTSPRLVGDGDLPGNMTIAHDLQLTGSVLPGSLATGAPTLSRLLEAGPQFSTPLDSLASSTDSSSVLLTAASPPTMDSPASLHTGGNEVGASQPGPGDGTEEDLVTVSYMAEELDLETVGDIIAIIEDKGDENTEALDAAAVEAALSLCEETGHALSGHWEPGPFKSPESDPSGASHLSSLAGSLEVKREVLQLRGGTSACDSQDNCPSGYPHPLGISGLPPSSSSSSCSSMMLEHSQAIGARLQPGAMGGAMGGAMGGADGEGSPVSSHATIRCESEEWTQQGADTPHADSEDCPMTRRHSKDVKEEEGVSDGEEGSASETKEGLDGDEEGDGAEAYLSEAEGETELEPPASESEDGYSLHTASSSLQLHTTADSIPSSPASSQFSMCSEDQEARQAQKIWKKAIMLVWRAAANHRYANVFLQPVTDDIAPGYHSIVHRPMDLSTIKKNIETGLIRTTAEFQRDIMLMFQNAVMYNSCDHDVFHMALEMQRDVLEQIQQFLATQLIMQTSESGVSAKSLRGRESTRKQDPSDKDSVPMASPAFLLSLFVSTRSAVYGLQDYSWGIHILQFMTCQTTAGVFTFCSL; the protein is encoded by the exons ATGGGGCCAACGGAGCCGTGGTCGGTGAGGGAGAAGCTGTGCTTGGCCACCTCTGTCATGAAGAGCGGGGACCAGAACTG GGTGTCTGTCAGTCGAGCCATCAAACCATTTGCAGAGCCAGGACGACCCCCTGATTGGTTCTCACAAAAG CACTGTGCCTCCCAGTACTCAGAGCTCCTGGAGACCACAGAGACCCCAAA ACGGAAACGTGGTGAGAAAGGTGAGGTGGTGGAGACGGTGGAGGATGTGATAGTCCGCAGGCTCACGGCAGAGAGGATTGATGAACTGAAGAGACTGATCAAAGACACACAGGAGAAGCACAG GAAGCTGAAGACCGAGGCAGAGCTGATCCAAGCCGGGCACCTGGACTCCAAGCTAGAGGATCTATGGGGAGAGATTGTGCA GAAGAAGAAACAGGAACAGGACGAGGCAGACGTGAAAAGGAAGGTCACAGACACAGCCTATCTAG CCAGACAGGCGGTGAAGAACACCCCTAAACGAGTGCCCAGTGTGACCGTGCGCTCTCCCCTGGGGTGCGGCTCGCCAAGCCTCGAGTTCTGCCAAGGGGACACACCCCAGAGCACACCCGAGGACCCCAGCACCTCAGTGACT gcACCAGGAGTAGCAGGGTTCATGCCCCTGACTGAGGCCTGTGGGCTGGGTGGTGCAGAGTCAGGCCTGGGCACTGTTCTGGATGAATCCCCACAAAAGAAGCTCTTGGGCCAGAAAGCCACGCCGccaccatcccctctcctctctgagcTACTGAAGAAAGGGAGTCTCCTACCCACAAGCCCCAGACTG GTTGGAGACGGCGACCTGCCtggtaatatgacaatagcacaTGACCTACAGCTCACAGGCTCTGTTCTACCTGGCAGTCTagcaacag GTGCCCCTACACTTTCTCGTCTGCTGGAGGCTGGGCCTCAGTTCTCAACTCCGCTGGACTCCTTGGCCAGCAGCACAGACTCCTCCAGTGTCCTTCTCACTGCTGCTTCCCCCCCCACTATGGACTCCCCTGCCTCACTACACACAg gaggGAATGAGGTGGGGGCCTCCCAGCCTGGCCCAGGGGATGGGACAGAAGAAGACCTAGTGACAGTGTCTTACATGGCAGAAGAATTGgacctggagacagtgggggACATCATCGCCATCATCGAGGACAAG GGTGATGAGAATACTGAGGCTTTGGATGCGGctgcagtggaggctgctctGTCCCTGTGTGAGGAGACAGGCCATGCCCTGTCTGGCCATTGGGAGCCAGGGCCCTTCAAGTCCCCTGAGTCTGACCCTTCTGGGGCctcacacctctcctccctcgctGGCAGTCTGGAGGTGAAGAGGGAGGTCCTGCAGTTACGGGGTGGGACCTCTGCATGTGACAGCCAGGACAACTGTCCCTCAGGGTACCCGCACCCCCTGGGCATCAGCggccttcctccctcctcctcttcctcctcctgctcgTCTATGATGCTGGAGCACAGCCAGGCTATTGGGGCTCGTCTGCAGCCTGGGGCCATGGGCGGGGCCATGGGCGGGGCCATGGGCGGGGCCGATGGGGAGGGAAGCCCAGTCTCTTCCCACGCCACCATCAGGTGTGAGAGTGAAGAGTGGACGCAGCAAGGAGCTGACACCCCACATGCAG acTCCGAGGATTGCCCCATGACAAGAAGACATTCCAAG GACgtgaaggaggaagagggggtgagcgacggagaggaggggagtgccTCAGAGACTAAAGAGGGCCTGGATGGGGATGAGGAGGGGGACGGAGCAGAGGCCTACCTGTCGGAGGCAGAGGGGGAGACCGAGCTGGAGCCCCCAGCCAGTGAGAGTGAGGACGGTTACAGTCTGCACACAGCCTCCTCCTCTCTGCAGCTCCACACCACTGCAGACTCTATCCCCAGCAGCCCTGCCTCCTCCCAGtt TTCAATGTGCAGTGAGGACCAGGAGGCCAGACAGGCTCAGAAGATCTGGAAAAAAGCCATCATGCTGGTATGGCGTGCAGCTGCCAATCATAG GTATGCTAATGTATTCCTGCAGCCTGTGACTGATGACATTGCCCCGGGGTACCACAGTATTGTTCACAG gCCCATGGACCTGTCCACCATTAAGAAGAACATTGAGACCGGTCTGATCCGCACCACGGCAGAGTTCCAGCGGGACATCATGCTGATGTTTCAGAACGCGGTGATGTACAACAGCTGTGACCACGACGTGTTCCACATGGCCCTGGAGATGCAGAGGGACGTCCTGGAACAGATCCAGCAGTTCCTGGCCACACAGCTCATCATGCAGACCTCAGAGTCGGGCGTCAGCGCCAAGAGCCTGAGGGGCCGAGAGAGCACCCGCAAGCAGGACCCCTCGGACAAG